In Deltaproteobacteria bacterium, the following are encoded in one genomic region:
- a CDS encoding MarR family transcriptional regulator encodes MTDYRALAEFRYQLRRFDRFSERAARAVGLEPQQHQLLLAVKGMPAGVHATIGLLAERLQVQHHTAVELVDRMQARGLVRRSRAGADRRRVFVHLTRRAEAVLPRLSHTHRTELRSVAPGLRRMLDAFVPGATTARASAIG; translated from the coding sequence ATGACGGACTACCGAGCGCTGGCGGAGTTCCGTTATCAGTTACGGCGGTTCGATCGCTTCAGCGAACGCGCGGCCCGAGCGGTCGGTCTCGAGCCGCAGCAACACCAGCTCTTGCTCGCGGTGAAGGGCATGCCCGCGGGGGTGCACGCCACGATCGGGCTCCTCGCCGAGCGGCTGCAGGTCCAGCACCACACCGCAGTCGAGCTGGTCGACCGCATGCAGGCCCGAGGCCTGGTCCGCCGGTCGCGGGCCGGGGCCGACCGGCGGCGGGTGTTCGTGCACCTCACGCGGCGCGCCGAGGCGGTACTCCCGCGGCTGTCACACACCCATCGCACCGAGCTGCGCTCGGTGGCGCCGGGGCTCCGCCGGATGCTCGACGCCTTCGTCCCGGGCGCCACCACCGCGCGGGCGTCCGCGATCGGGTGA